Sequence from the Poecile atricapillus isolate bPoeAtr1 chromosome 21, bPoeAtr1.hap1, whole genome shotgun sequence genome:
ccaccctgtgctgctgtggggtgcCCCCACCTCACCCCAGtactgccccagctctggggacgTTCTCCCAGGGCCAAATCCTGCTCCCCCCTTTCCCATTTGCCCTCCGCAGTTTTTGGACTGGGTACCCCCACAGCACTCCCCTCCCGTGCCTGCAGACACGGCCCCGGCCGCATCCCCATCCCCAGTGGGGTGGGCGAGGGGCTCAGTGGGGGTGCGGGGTCACTTCTCCGTCAGTGAGAGCTGCAGGATCCGCTGCAGATCCTCTTCCTCCTGGCGCGTCCGGCGCTCCGCTTCCTCCTGCTCCCGCGCCGACAGCGCCATGGCCAGGCGCAGCTGCTCGGCGTAGCTGGGGAACAGGGCCCTGGGCCCCCCACCACCCCCCGGCGACGGGGCCACGGGGGGATGCGGGGATGCCGTGTGCTGGGGAGTCCTGGGGGCGGCAGGGACTCAGTGGGGTCCCCGTGGCTCCAGCCCCCACACCCACTCCCCCCAGGGGGGCTGGCCGGACCTTACCAACCTGTCTCCCCGGCGGCCCTCGTGCGACATGGGGTGGGTGCCCGGCTTGCTGTTGGTCAGTGCTTCCCAAATGGTCACCTGTGGCCGGTGCCAGAGGGGTGCTTGGAGGGCGGCAATCCCAAAAACCAGCCCCCCCAGCATGAGCTCTGACCCACCActgtgggatgcagggatggggagacaTGGGGTGGGTGAGGATCCTGGGTGGCGTCGAGATGGGGTGGGCAGTGGGGTCCCTCAGCCAGGGGTACAGGAAGAGGTGAGGGGGTGGCAGTGCCCACCTGGTCATACTCGCTGCCCGCTTCCAGCAGGCTCTGCTGGATGGCAAACTGCAGCAgatcatcctcatcctcccgCAGGGCGTCCTGGTGGGTGCCCACCACACTGTACCCCCGCGGCACCTCGAACAGCGCCGGGTCCATCTCACACGCTCGGCACGAGGCTGTGGGGAGAACAGAGCTGGCCTGGCTGAGCACCCTGTGGGACCCCCTCCTGTGTGTCCCTTACCCTGCTGTGACCCACAGCCACCAGctgcacccccagaccccactgGGACACCTTCCCATCCCACCTCACCATGCTGTCCCCCACATACtcagggagctggagctgctgacaCTGGAGGAGTCGCTGCTGGGTGAGGGTGCCtcgctgctggggctgtgccgcAGGGAGCTGACAGGCTCGTCACACCCATTGAGGTTGCCGAAGGTTATTCGGGCGTTGAGGATATGGAAGATGGGGatttctgcaggaaaagggaaaaaaaagtgaggagGGAAGCTGACTGTGCCAGCCAGgtcagcagcagagcccaaTCCATACCGATCTTGACAGGGAAGCCGGGCGGGAGGCGCAGGGTGATGAAATCCCGCAGTTTGGCGAAGAGAGCGTTGCTTATTGCCATGAGGTCGATGATGGGGGCAACCTGCTCGCAGAGGGACAGCGGGTGGTCCtcacacagccacagcttcGCCTTGAACCTGCCAGGGACAGGCATTGGGCTGGGGACCCACCCCTACctgtccccccaccccaaaccctgcagcagtggaggtggggacacagggagtcCCCGTCTGCTCCTCCCCCTCTCACTTCTGTGTCTTGGTGGTGAGCTCCATGGGCCGTCCCATGTCCCGGTTGCCCAGCTCAAAGTTGGGGTTGAAGTACTCCTCAGGGGTGATGGCAGTGGGGTTGGCGTGGCTCAGTGTCTGCGTGATCAGTGTCTGCATGGggggacagccctgcagggTGAGAGGGGAGGTCTGACTGCAGGGCCACCCCCTCTGACCCCTGAAACACTCACCCCATTGTTGGGCCCCACGTGCTGCTCAGCGATGCCCAGGAAGGATTGCAGGGGGGTCTTAcagcctgtgggagaagagggGGTGAGGGCAGAGCCAGAGGTGCCCTGCCCACCCAGCCCGTGCTGGCTCCACCTTTGCTCTTGCCCTTGTGCTGGTCTGAGAGGTGCTCGGTCCGTGTCCGTGTGATCAGCTCCACGTTGGAAGCACCATAGACCTGGCCGAGGAGGGAGAATGGCAGAAGCGGCCACCTCACCATACCATACCCTCCTGGGCAGCTCAGCCCCCTGCCCCTCACCTTGGCCTCATACCCATTCACCATTTCTGTCTTCTCGCTCCTCCAGCCCAGGATCCCGGACTTGTTCCTGGGGTGACACGGCACCGTGAGCTTGCTTGGACAGCCTGGAGTGCCATCACCCCCAGGTGTGGgctcagtgccaccccagcccacCTCTCGAAGGCGATGTTCTTGGTGTCGAGCTGGGTAGTGACGACGGGGGCCGTCAGCCGCCCCATCACCTGCTCCTCGGTGGGCtgcacagcagccagcagcacctcctgGTCGTGGCCAGCCAGGGCCAGCGTCTCTGAGTAGACCACCCGCCTGTCATGGTCAATCTCCATCACCACCGCACTGCTGTCTGCAGGGAATGGGGTCAGGACAACCACGGTGCCCACCGGCTCACCCAGCAGCACTCCCCAGGGAGGGGGACGTGCTGGTGTCACCTCACCTTGTCCCCGAAAGACAAAGCTGCGGTTGCCCCGCTGCCAGGTCATGTGGTCGAAGCCCAGCAGTGTGGTGTCCACCCGCAGGTTCTGGCCACTCTTCCACACCTTGTAGGTGTCGCTGGGGCAGATCTTGGACACCAGGGGCACTGGGGAGAAATGCTGATagcccagctggggatggggataCCTGCACCCCGAGGGGCGAGGGACGC
This genomic interval carries:
- the ANKRD13B gene encoding ankyrin repeat domain-containing protein 13B isoform X3, with translation MLASCSGRKGPEGRYPLHYLVWHNRARDLDRELSAKQADIEQLDPRGRTPLHLATTLGHLECARVLLKHGADVGKENRSGWTVLQEAVSTRDLELVQLVLRYRDYQRAIKRLAGIPVLLEKLRKAQDFYVEMKWEFTSWVPLVSKICPSDTYKVWKSGQNLRVDTTLLGFDHMTWQRGNRSFVFRGQDSSAVVMEIDHDRRVVYSETLALAGHDQEVLLAAVQPTEEQVMGRLTAPVVTTQLDTKNIAFERNKSGILGWRSEKTEMVNGYEAKVYGASNVELITRTRTEHLSDQHKGKSKGCKTPLQSFLGIAEQHVGPNNGTLITQTLSHANPTAITPEEYFNPNFELGNRDMGRPMELTTKTQKFKAKLWLCEDHPLSLCEQVAPIIDLMAISNALFAKLRDFITLRLPPGFPVKIEIPIFHILNARITFGNLNGCDEPVSSLRHSPSSEAPSPSSDSSSVSSSSSLTSCRACEMDPALFEVPRGYSVVGTHQDALREDEDDLLQFAIQQSLLEAGSEYDQVTIWEALTNSKPGTHPMSHEGRRGDRLDSPAHGIPASPRGPVAGGWWGAQGPVPQLRRAAAPGHGAVGAGAGGSGAPDAPGGRGSAADPAALTDGEVTPHPH
- the ANKRD13B gene encoding ankyrin repeat domain-containing protein 13B isoform X1, giving the protein MLASCSGRKGPEGRYPLHYLVWHNRARDLDRELSAKQADIEQLDPRGRTPLHLATTLGHLECARVLLKHGADVGKENRSGWTVLQEAVSTRDLELVQLVLRYRDYQRAIKRLAGIPVLLEKLRKAQDFYVEMKWEFTSWVPLVSKICPSDTYKVWKSGQNLRVDTTLLGFDHMTWQRGNRSFVFRGQDSSAVVMEIDHDRRVVYSETLALAGHDQEVLLAAVQPTEEQVMGRLTAPVVTTQLDTKNIAFERNKSGILGWRSEKTEMVNGYEAKVYGASNVELITRTRTEHLSDQHKGKSKGGASTGWVGRAPLALPSPPLLPQAGCPPMQTLITQTLSHANPTAITPEEYFNPNFELGNRDMGRPMELTTKTQKFKAKLWLCEDHPLSLCEQVAPIIDLMAISNALFAKLRDFITLRLPPGFPVKIEIPIFHILNARITFGNLNGCDEPVSSLRHSPSSEAPSPSSDSSSVSSSSSLTSCRACEMDPALFEVPRGYSVVGTHQDALREDEDDLLQFAIQQSLLEAGSEYDQVTIWEALTNSKPGTHPMSHEGRRGDRLDSPAHGIPASPRGPVAGGWWGAQGPVPQLRRAAAPGHGAVGAGAGGSGAPDAPGGRGSAADPAALTDGEVTPHPH
- the ANKRD13B gene encoding ankyrin repeat domain-containing protein 13B isoform X2, yielding MLASCSGRKGPEGRYPLHYLVWHNRARDLDRELSAKQADIEQLDPRGRTPLHLATTLGHLECARVLLKHGADVGKENRSGWTVLQEAVSTRDLELVQLVLRYRDYQRAIKRLAGIPVLLEKLRKAQDFYVEMKWEFTSWVPLVSKICPSDTYKVWKSGQNLRVDTTLLGFDHMTWQRGNRSFVFRGQDSSAVVMEIDHDRRVVYSETLALAGHDQEVLLAAVQPTEEQVMGRLTAPVVTTQLDTKNIAFERNKSGILGWRSEKTEMVNGYEAKVYGASNVELITRTRTEHLSDQHKGKSKGGASTGWVGRAPLALPSPPLLPQAGCPPMQTLITQTLSHANPTAITPEEYFNPNFELGNRDMGRPMELTTKTQKFKAKLWLCEDHPLSLCEQVAPIIDLMAISNALFAKLRDFITLRLPPGFPVKIEIPIFHILNARITFGNLNGCDEPVSSLRHSPSSEAPSPSSDSSSVSSSSSLTSCRACEMDPALFEVPRGYSVVGTHQDALREDEDDLLQFAIQQSLLEAGSEYDQVTIWEALTNSKPGTHPMSHEGRRGDRTPQHTASPHPPVAPSPGGGGGPRALFPSYAEQLRLAMALSAREQEEAERRTRQEEEDLQRILQLSLTEK
- the ANKRD13B gene encoding ankyrin repeat domain-containing protein 13B isoform X4 — encoded protein: MLASCSGRKGPEGRYPLHYLVWHNRARDLDRELSAKQADIEQLDPRGRTPLHLATTLGHLECARVLLKHGADVGKENRSGWTVLQEAVSTRDLELVQLVLRYRDYQRAIKRLAGIPVLLEKLRKAQDFYVEMKWEFTSWVPLVSKICPSDTYKVWKSGQNLRVDTTLLGFDHMTWQRGNRSFVFRGQDSSAVVMEIDHDRRVVYSETLALAGHDQEVLLAAVQPTEEQVMGRLTAPVVTTQLDTKNIAFERNKSGILGWRSEKTEMVNGYEAKVYGASNVELITRTRTEHLSDQHKGKSKGCKTPLQSFLGIAEQHVGPNNGTLITQTLSHANPTAITPEEYFNPNFELGNRDMGRPMELTTKTQKFKAKLWLCEDHPLSLCEQVAPIIDLMAISNALFAKLRDFITLRLPPGFPVKIEIPIFHILNARITFGNLNGCDEPVSSLRHSPSSEAPSPSSDSSSVSSSSSLTSCRACEMDPALFEVPRGYSVVGTHQDALREDEDDLLQFAIQQSLLEAGSEYDQVTIWEALTNSKPGTHPMSHEGRRGDRTPQHTASPHPPVAPSPGGGGGPRALFPSYAEQLRLAMALSAREQEEAERRTRQEEEDLQRILQLSLTEK